The nucleotide window TGCCATTATTAGCATCAGTTTTGTGTGTTCGTTATTCATACCACATGAACTTATCTTaccaaattcttgaatcaTGATTCCCTCCTCTGtaattctttcatcatcgacGTCATTAGGAAATGCCTGGTTTATTGCACTGTCAGAGATAGATCGTGGAAGCCCTAAGACACAGCTCATGTAGACATCAACTTTGTAAACTGACCAGAAaagtcttttctttgtttcgTCTTCAATAGGCGTGGGCCCAACTAACGAATTTTTCCTATGCAAACCTTCTGTGATTACCGCTCGTAAAGCTATACCAATATAAGAATAACATTTCTTTAGATTTCCCGAGCATTGTAAAAACATGGTAAGCATAAACATGGtttgaattgaatatatGTCATTGATGCTAGTGATATTAATTAGTGATTGCGCTGTCACAAAATAGTTATACCCTTCATCTTCATAAAAATCTCTTTTCGCAACGTCGGTCTTATCCAAATCCCTTCGCGTGAAGAGTGCCCCTACTGCCATAACAGAATATATTAGTGACAACTCTTTTTCCTGTACAGTACTTAACTGCAAAAGATCCCAACTGTCATACAGTTCATCAACCGTCGCAAAGATCGAGGGACGATACAGAAATCTGAAAAGGACGCATACATTATCCCATGTCTTCtgaatcaatttcaatgcCACTTCCTTTTCCGGTAGCGCGATTGTAACACTATTATCCTCATCGGTCGATCCACCCCTAGTGAATCTCTTGACTAATGCAGGCGATAAGGGTCCGCTCCTCTCATCAACTAGGTTTTTGATCATTGGAGATCTCGTTCTACCAGTTTCTCTGGCACCGGAACTTAAACTTGCTGCTGAGCCTCTGTTACACTTTCCACTGTATGTGCAAGCTACCTTATGCGGCTTACATTGACTACAGGGCTGTAAACCATcacatttcttcttcttcattcgACATAAGTCGCACGCTTTGGAGACTCTTCCGTTTTGTGCTCTCAatctttttgttgaagaatcaACTGACAGTACAATTAACTTAGGACGATTAAACCGTGCTCTAGCCATTTCATCTATAGTAGCGGTTTTTGGTGCTGCGAATTCGCCCTGACAAATTCCATTGAATCACATCGATCTATCGATTGATGCGCATTTTTCTACAGGCGCCGCTTTTTCCGTCAGAATAAGATGCTTATGAAAATCGCACAGAAACGATAACTGTTTGTATAATGCGCTTGGAAAGGCACATTGGAAGGTGAAGTACGTTACATCAGCACCTGTCTTCCAATATCAATTGGTTCTCCCTCTTATTTTCCTTGCTCAGTGCCATTTTCTCGGTGCCGCTCGTGGCGAAAGAAAGCCATGTTGCAATTACGTTTGATATACTAATCTTAAAAGTCAAAATAAAAGGATTAATTAGGCTCTTTGTTTCTCCATTGTTTTCATAGTGTTCGGATTTCTCGACGTCGAGATTACTCTACTTTCAGATTGCTTGAACTCCTGGTATTTGCTAAAAGTATATTTACAAATATTTGTACACTATAGAACAGGTATCTCCGGCGGATTCTTGATATCACACCAGTCAGGAATGAAACTTCCGTCTTATTGTGCCTCTTTGCCCGCTAAACGCTTCCGAATCAGGTCATTCAATCTATGGCCTTCTGGTCTGCCGACCTTTCTTTCGTAGGAATAATAGCTCAACGTACCCACAACGATAGCAAATACCGGGTCCCAGTACTTCCCTAGCAGGTAGGGTGCTTGTTGTACCATATCTTTAACTTGTAAACTCTAGTCCACGTCTCTTCTGTATCAGTGCTACTGATGTAATTACTTAGCGATTTGCgtgtttttttctgttttcaacttcttctgaaaaaatagCATCGCCTTCAACTTCGAGTGTCTTTCATAATAGAACGTCAGGTCGGCCTGGAGTTATCATGACCGAGTATACAGCACACTTCATACCCTGCAAAGTCAGATACAATGGAGCTACCGAAGAATTTGTCGACAATTTTCACTGCGACAACGAGGACGATTTAACgctgaaaaggaaagaagaCGACTCGCTAAACGGTGAAAAGCTCTGCGTGAGACATATCAGAGGCAGGAAAATTGTGGGCAAGAAGTTTCTTGGTTCAGATGGCTACCAAACCTTTCTGGTCAAGACCGGAACGCGTGAAGGTGAGGACGGCGAGACCGGGCAAATCTCTCTTGATACAACGTCAAAGATAGAACCCATAGCCAAGATCTCATCAATGATCAATTACGAACGTGATGGCAACGAAGAGCGACTACTAGAAGAGCTGGAGAAGTTCCAGCAGTTCCTTGACGTGTCAGATGTAATTCATTCATGAGTTCCTTTTACGCGTTCGCCCTGATTTTTGTCTGTGtttcgatttttttaattcttATCACTGCATTTTGGGAAAATCGCACCCTCCGTTATCGAACGGATAGGATACGACTAATTAGCACAAACTTCACTGTGAATTAGACGTTCGGTGATATACTTTTTGATGTACTAGACGCCGTTTTCCAGTGGACCTTAACAACAGAAATTGCGCTTCTCGTGGTGTACAGCTCTTCGTCCTCGCTTGGTGCTGACGGTAGAATATGAAACGATCCACATTTGACCGACATGCTTACTCTCAGAGCCCGGCATCGACACGcaagattcaaaagttttatGTTTCCCTTgtgctttttgaattgttgCCACATGAACTCATTTTGCACATTTTGCGCTATATTTCTAGAACAGATCTCATCATACTGGCGAGCACTTCTAAGAGAATACGGTCAGTATTGCAACCGTATTTGTTTGCAAACACGAAGGTATCGTGGAGAGACCTGATGAACAATTGGGAACTATGTAAAATGCCCGTGATAGCAAGAGACCCCTATGTTATAGAGAGACTTCGATTAGTCGATAGTTgctcaaaaaatgaatggaCTTTCCCATTTGCAGAACTATTCTCCAGCAGCAGGCTTCCAAACTTGAAGAGTTTAACGCTTGAAACAGCAGGCTCTAGtagctttttcaaatactcaGCTGTTGGAAGTCGTCTAGAAAAACTCAGCATTCATACGGTACGACCAGGTTCGATATTCAATTTGGAGCATGTCAGTCCGTTTGCAGCCTTAAAACATTTAACTTTGACAAATTTCGAAATCGAAACATTCGAAGAGAATGATTCATGGTGTCCCAATTTAAGCACTTTATCCCTGGAAAATTGCACATGGTGTTATCCATTTCAGTTAGAGAACTTTGGTCGTGAAAAGATTACGagtttgtttttgaaatattcaaatgcATTCATTATAAGTGAAAGATTTAAAATGTTTCTGAATAATCCGAATTTTACGAAATTGCACCATATATCTATAACAAATAACGAAACGAATCTGAAACTGACATTATCAGTTCATATCATGAATTTAATTGAATCAATACCAACCCTTAAGACTGTAGAGTTGATTGGCAACATCTATAATGAGACCATTCATAATTTTACAACTTATGATTTAGATAATTGCACCAATTATCTGGCATTGAATAAcgtgaaaattttctattCTAGCTTTTTACAGGGAAGCTGACGAGAAGTATTTCACTTCCTTGCTAAATGATATACATATCAACTAAAAAAGTCTGCTAAATCATATGGATTAAATAATTTTATTTCTGGTATTATTGAATTAGAAGATAGTAATTACATGGATTTTAAAGAACTATATGTTGACATAACAAGAAGTATGTTGCTTTTATCGATTGTTACATAATGGTACAGTCTTTTACCCCTAATCCATACATTACCTTCTCGACATCTCTTTTGACGCGCACCCAAtcacttcttctttccacAAATTCGTATACCTCTTCCTGCGAAAATATCCCTTGAAATCTCCCTACGTCAGAAATCATCTTCCCGAGTTCCTTGGAATCCTTTCCTGAAATAATATATAACTGAGCAACGTTTTTCAATGCTGCAAATAATGGTACTATTCGTTTTTGCTTCAACTTGGTTGCAATAAAATCATAGTATAAATTTAGATCGCAAATTAAGAAAATTGCACCATCAGGTGAAATAAGACTTTTCTTTATATGTTTAACCAATTCATTAAAAAATCTTTCCCcaatttcttgtttgtAAACATCAATTGTGCCTTTGTCTGTTGCCCCCGTTAATAAAAATGCATgattattcaaaagttcaatattttttagGGCACATTGTGTTGGCTTGATCTCTTTCGAACTTGCTTCACCCTGCTTTGTATTAGGATTATAATCGTCAGGGAGCTGAATTGTATTGAATACAAAATCAACTTCATCCATCAATTTATTTATACCAATATTCAAGCCTTCGGCAACAAAGTCATCGAGCATCgtctcaaaatttttcttggcTTGGACAACATCGTTGAGAAAATCACGATTCTTATCTATTATGCATTTCTGAATCAGCTCGTTTCTataaaatattgatatcatttGAAGTATAATATCTCCAATATTGATTAATTCGGTAAATTGAACGAGTGGTTCGACCTGAGTCTCCACACCCTCAAGTTTCAACTCTACTCTCTGTATTTCGTTCGAGTCATACTTTTGAAGCAACACAGTagccttttcaaatccaGGCTTTATATGGTTCCACCCAAGTTCATTTAtaagaattttgaatatttcttGACATCGACTTCTCATTGTACcgacaattttttcaatctgaTGAAAGGTGTACATTTGATCTGTTAATGTTTGAGCCTGCTGAACAATATTATAACAAAGGTCCAAACTAACCAGagatttgatattttgtaGATTGTTGTTCAGCAAGTTTAAATTGTATGCTAATTGTAATTGTTCTGCATTCTTTTGCCTTTCGCTATTGGTAAGTTTGAATATTTTAGTGAATGAGCTCAGAAAATCGTTTTTATCATCTGTTatattattcttttctACACTCTGGTCACGTAGAGAATTGTAAATCTGTTCGTTTTGTTCCTTTTCTCTGGCTTCTGCTTCATCCTTATATTGATCCAACTTATTACTTATtgacttttgaaaaattctagGTTGAAATTCCAAATAAGTTACAATTTTCGGCTCTAAATACATGTCAAAGAATTCTTTCACAACTTTTCCGAAGAATTCTCCGCCATTTTTGGATGCCTTTAATTTTCCGCAAACATTAGCCATAGTTTTAGAGTACATTTCGGGCATGTATTGTAATCTAGATTCTTCCTTGCCAAATTGTTCATTCATATAGTCTAAAAAGTTTTCTTGTATAAAACTTTCTGTAAACTCCAAGATTACTGGATATGTATCTGCAAATAAAGTATCCACTAGCTCTATTTTCgagttcaaaaaatctttcacTTTTTCTAAGGCTTCATCCAAAGATTTCTCATTCAAGgtttcatcatcatagAAAACACTTCCTGGAAGattcatttcaaaagtggGATCTGCTTTCGATCTAAAGAACTCAACGGCATTTCTCTCCTCATGCGATAGTAGCAGGACCTGAATAAATTTACCTACCTGTGAGTAATTCTCCTTAGCAAAATTTGCATCCATTTCTTGAAGGACAGAGTTTATGAATATCTCCTTCAACatgttcaaattttgatcaattttttgatattcatcaaactcatttttgtttcctttGTTATACCTTGAGATATAgctaaatattttgacttGAATGAGAGGATCATCATCATATTTTTGTGGGAAAAAATGTGCTAAACTATTTGATTTTAACTTATTGCAATAGGGTTGAAAGCACCGATAAAACTTGATATATATCCTCTTCGCATCCTTTTCCCTGAAACTTTTTATGTCCTTAAAAATTGTAACACAATCCAGTTCCTTTTCGTTGTCAAATTCCAGCTCATGTATCACTTCCTGATTTTCTGCGATCTGAgtttgctctttttttatacCCATTAAAAGAAGTTTCTGAGACCATATTTCATTATCA belongs to Zygotorulaspora mrakii chromosome 1, complete sequence and includes:
- a CDS encoding uncharacterized protein (similar to Saccharomyces cerevisiae YJL206C; ancestral locus Anc_1.128), producing the protein MARARFNRPKLIVLSVDSSTKRLRAQNGRVSKACDLCRMKKKKCDGLQPCSQCKPHKVACTYSGKCNRGSAASLSSGARETGRTRSPMIKNLVDERSGPLSPALVKRFTRGGSTDEDNSVTIALPEKEVALKLIQKTWDNVCVLFRFLYRPSIFATVDELYDSWDLLQLSTVQEKELSLIYSVMAVGALFTRRDLDKTDVAKRDFYEDEGYNYFVTAQSLINITSINDIYSIQTMFMLTMFLQCSGNLKKCYSYIGIALRAVITEGLHRKNSLVGPTPIEDETKKRLFWSVYKVDVYMSCVLGLPRSISDSAINQAFPNDVDDERITEEGIMIQEFGKISSCGMNNEHTKLMLIMARIHESLYPVLKWDEKTYMKIINFQEQLDQWLLKLPVQLHPSYGFYDEKTKDYYYKPNRLLYLDYLLTKIILHKPFIHYISIDAGKSSIYEFQHSMAKNCIRVAHEVIDLSNQMIENNLLSGSYWFSIHTIFFSVTCLMFYQHQINLGLIAKKDSIVEKNCDLGIRNLLKLKDSTSAGQRSFIALNSIFKEFNKKTTDAYLRVMANLNAQNAHDQEREMISIRQIQPPIKEHVPVSSSTSDPPGITDELLDQLLMDFDIPISNILPDFELTSFFPKPNDDYSLS
- the NCE101 gene encoding Nce101p (similar to Saccharomyces cerevisiae NCE101 (YJL205C); ancestral locus Anc_1.129) produces the protein MVQQAPYLLGKYWDPVFAIVVGTLSYYSYERKVGRPEGHRLNDLIRKRLAGKEAQ
- a CDS encoding uncharacterized protein (similar to Saccharomyces cerevisiae RNH203 (YLR154C); ancestral locus Anc_1.130), encoding MTEYTAHFIPCKVRYNGATEEFVDNFHCDNEDDLTLKRKEDDSLNGEKLCVRHIRGRKIVGKKFLGSDGYQTFLVKTGTREGEDGETGQISLDTTSKIEPIAKISSMINYERDGNEERLLEELEKFQQFLDVSDVIHS
- a CDS encoding F-box protein; protein product: MKRSTFDRHAYSQSPASTRKIQKFYVSLVLFELLPHELILHILRYISRTDLIILASTSKRIRSVLQPYLFANTKVSWRDLMNNWELCKMPVIARDPYVIERLRLVDSCSKNEWTFPFAELFSSSRLPNLKSLTLETAGSSSFFKYSAVGSRLEKLSIHTVRPGSIFNLEHVSPFAALKHLTLTNFEIETFEENDSWCPNLSTLSLENCTWCYPFQLENFGREKITSLFLKYSNAFIISERFKMFLNNPNFTKLHHISITNNETNLKLTLSVHIMNLIESIPTLKTVELIGNIYNETIHNFTTYDLDNCTNYLALNNVKIFYSSFLQGS
- the RCY1 gene encoding Rcy1p (similar to Saccharomyces cerevisiae RCY1 (YJL204C); ancestral locus Anc_1.131); protein product: MEDLLRVRNIVINIASNLNTRDYVNFRQVNKKVHDIHLSDDTDNEIWSQKLLLMGIKKEQTQIAENQEVIHELEFDNEKELDCVTIFKDIKSFREKDAKRIYIKFYRCFQPYCNKLKSNSLAHFFPQKYDDDPLIQVKIFSYISRYNKGNKNEFDEYQKIDQNLNMLKEIFINSVLQEMDANFAKENYSQVGKFIQVLLLSHEERNAVEFFRSKADPTFEMNLPGSVFYDDETLNEKSLDEALEKVKDFLNSKIELVDTLFADTYPVILEFTESFIQENFLDYMNEQFGKEESRLQYMPEMYSKTMANVCGKLKASKNGGEFFGKVVKEFFDMYLEPKIVTYLEFQPRIFQKSISNKLDQYKDEAEAREKEQNEQIYNSLRDQSVEKNNITDDKNDFLSSFTKIFKLTNSERQKNAEQLQLAYNLNLLNNNLQNIKSLVSLDLCYNIVQQAQTLTDQMYTFHQIEKIVGTMRSRCQEIFKILINELGWNHIKPGFEKATVLLQKYDSNEIQRVELKLEGVETQVEPLVQFTELINIGDIILQMISIFYRNELIQKCIIDKNRDFLNDVVQAKKNFETMLDDFVAEGLNIGINKLMDEVDFVFNTIQLPDDYNPNTKQGEASSKEIKPTQCALKNIELLNNHAFLLTGATDKGTIDVYKQEIGERFFNELVKHIKKSLISPDGAIFLICDLNLYYDFIATKLKQKRIVPLFAALKNVAQLYIISGKDSKELGKMISDVGRFQGIFSQEEVYEFVERRSDWVRVKRDVEKVMYGLGVKDCTIM